In the genome of Planctomyces sp. SH-PL62, the window GACGCGGGCCCCGTTCGGGGTTCGTCGTCCGCCCGACGATGGGCGCCTCCGCGATGATCCGCACCAATCGATCCACGACGAGGACGAGATGACGAAACCCAGGCGGCGGTCCGGCTATCGGCCGGGCTTCGATCAGATGGAGCGCCGCGCGCTCCTGAGCGGCACCGGCGTGAACCTTCCGGTCAACGCGGACTACATACCGGAGGCGTTCTGGACCGACATCCAGAAGTCCATGGGGGGGTGGGGCCTCGCGGACCGTTCGAAATACTGGCAGATCGACAAGACGATCCCGACGACCGAGGAGGGGTACGCCCTCGCCCCCGCTTCCGCGTCGGCGAAGCTGGACTACTATCCCGACGGCGCCTATCAGGTGAGTTTCGCGGGGACCGCCACGCTGGAGTTCTGGGGCGTCGGCGAGCTCGCGGCCCCGATGGTCAAGGGGTCGGACGGGATCACGCGGGGGACCGTGATCGTCCAGGCCGGGAGCGACCCGAACGCGGCCCGCACCCTGGGCATGACCGTCCTGGCGGCCGATGCGAACGACCCCTGGCACGACCTTCACATCTGGGCCCCGGGCGCGCCGACGGACGGCAGCCGGCTCTACACGTCGGAGTTCCTGGCCTCGCTCCAGCCCTTCGACTACATCCGCTTCCTGGACTGGACCGGGACCAACGACAGCGTCGTCTCGAAGTGGTCCGATCGCAGCCGGCCGGACGACTTCTTCAAGACCGGCTCGCAGCGGAGCGTCTCCTACGAGGAGGCCATCCAGCTCGCCAACCTCTCCGGCAAGGACATGTGGCTCACGATCCCGGCCCTGGCCGACGACGAGTTCGTCACGAACCTGGCGACGCTGCTTCGGACCGAGCTCGACCCGGGCCTGAAGGTCTACGTCGAGTACAGCAACGAGACCTGGAACACGATCTTCAAGGCGTATCCCCAGGTCCTGGCGAAGGCCAAGGCGGACCCCCGCGTCCTCGCCGGCGGGAATACGTCGATGATCGCCCAGGAGACCGCGCTGCAGACCGTCCGCCTCGGCCAGATCTTCCGCGGGGTGTTCGGGTCGGACTCGTCCCGCGTGATGCCGGTGTTCGCCAGTTGGGCCGCGTATCCGTCCCACCTCACCGCCGGCCTCCAGGCGATTCAGCGCGTCTACGGCGACCCCAGGCAGTACATCACGTCCACGGCGATCGCGCCTTACATGCCCGTCGACGCGACCCTGGACCGCTACTCGACGAACCCCTCGGACTTGCTCACCTCGATGGAGCAGAAGCTTGCGAACGTCGCCACGACGATCCAGGGGAACGTCCAGGCGGCGGCCGCCTTCGGCCTGCCGCTCGACACCTATGAAGGGGGCCAGCACTACTCGTTCAACTACAACTATAACGCCAAGCGCGCGGCCCTGAACGACCCGCGGATGTACGACCTGTATCGAAACTACTACCAGACGTTCGCGGCGCTGGGCGGTCGGCAGATGACGTTCTACACGCTGACCAGCGAGTTCTGGGGGCTCAAGCCCCAGGTCGACTCGCCGGGCTCCCAGCGGTGGGACGCGGTCATGAGCCTCCTGCTCCAGCCGGGCGACGCCGACCTCGACGGCAATGTGGACTTCGCCGACTTCCAGATCGTCCAGGCGAATTTCAACCGGACCGAGCTGTGGTGGCAGCAGGGGGACTTCAACCACGACCGCAAGGTCGACGCGGCGGACCTCGCCCTGCTGCTCAAGAACCTGGACGCCGGCTCGCTGACGGCGGCTCAGGCGGTCGAGATCGCCGTGGCGTTGCGGCCGGCCACGACGACGGCGACGGGCCCGGTCGAATTCTCGGTCTCCGGGCAGAAAGCCCTGGCGGACGCGACCATCGCCTCGGCGACCGTCGACGGCGGCTCTTACGTGAAGAACGGCGTCTTCAACGGCGGATACGGCACGGGCGTCATGAAGCTCGGCGGGGTCTCCCACGCCAAGGGCCTGGGGGTCTCCAGCAGCTCGACGATCGTCCTGCCGATCGACCGGCTCTACACGAGCTTCGCGGCGATCATCGGAGTGGACGACCGCGTCGGCGCCAACGCCGGCCAGGCCACCTTCCAGGTCGTCGGCGACGGCCGGGTGCTATACACCTCGCCCGTGATGCGGGCCGGCGTCGCCCTGCCGATCGAAGTCGACGTCGCGGGGGTCTCCAGCCTCTCCCTGATCGTCTCCACGCCGGCCGGTCAGAACGTCAAGATTCCCGCCGACTGGGCCCAGGCCCGCCTGGTCGCAGCCCAGTCCGCCCCCCGGCTGACCTGGACCGTGACCAAGGACGGCGCGACGATCTCCACGACGAGCGCCGAGTCCTTCATCTTCGTCCCGGCCGGGAACGGCGAGTACACGGTCTCGGTTCGGGCCGTCGACGCGAGCGGAGCCGCGGCCGTGCGGAGCGCCGCGATCAAGGTGGCCGAGCCGACGTCGCAGGCCCAGGCGACCTTCTTCGAGTCCGACCCGCAGACCTCGGGGAGTTGGAAGGGAGTCTACGGATTCAGCGGTTCCGTCGTGGCCGATGCTTACGGGTCCTACCCGTCGTACGCGAACGTGACCCTCTCCGGCGCGACCGTCGTCTCCTGGAGCCGCGCCACGCCGGACACCCGCGCGCTCCAGAAGTTGAGGTACGACAGCAGCAATCTTCGGACGGCGACGACCTGGTACGGCAGGCAGTTCACGATCAACGTCGACCTGACCGACGGCGAGACGCATCTGGTCTCGCTGTACGCCGTGGACTGGTCCGGCGCAAGCCGCGTCCAGCGCATCGACGTCCTGGACGCGGCCACCGGCGAGGTCCTCGACTCGCGCGAGATCTCCTCGTTCAGCGACGGGCGCTACCTGAGATGGAGCGTCTCCGGCCACGTCCAGTTCCGCGTCACGAAGGTGGCCGGCTATGACGCCGTGATCGGCGGGGTCTTTTTCGACGAGGTCAGCCCGGCGTATGCGGGGAGCGACTCGGACTCGAAGGGGGCCTGGAAGGGCGAATACGGCTCGGAAGGATACCTCATGCCCGACAGCTCCGTGGGCCTTCCCTCCTTCGCACAGGTCAGCGTACCCGCGGGCCTCTTGAGATCGTTCGGCACGAGCACGACCGACCCGCGTTTTCTCCAGACGGCCGCCGGGACCACGCGACAGGGCTCGGTCTGGAAGAACTGGACCGATTTCAATATCGACGTCAACCTGACCGACGGCAAGACTCATCAGGTCACGCTTTACGCGCTGGATTGGGATGACGTGGGGCGGATCCAGCGCATCGACGTGGTCGACGTCGCCACCGGCAAGGTCATCGACTCGCGTCGGATCTCGTCGTTCACCGACGGCGTCTACCTGAAGTGGAACGTCTCCGGCCGCGTGCAGTTCCGCATCATCAAGCTCGCGGGGCCCAGCACCGCCATCAGCGGCGTCTTCATCGACCCCGCGCCCACCACCGCTCCGGATCCGACCCCGACACCGGATCCAGATCCCGCTCCGAAGCCGAATCCGGATCCGGCCCCGGCCCCGGGCGTGGTGCGGGACGCGACGACGAAGGGGGACTGGACCGGGGCCTACGGAAGCGGCGGGAGTTTCGTGGTGAACAACCCGTCGACCCTGCCGCCGTCGACTTCGGTCGCCTTCAGGGGGGGCTCGTCGACCATCTGGACGTCGAGCACGACCGACGTGCGGGCGTTGACGACGGCGGACGGCACCAAGCGTCAGGCGTCGACCTGGGCCGGGAGCGAGTTCACGATCGACGTGACGCTGGGCGACGGCCAGCCCCGCCGGGTGTCGCTGTACATGGTCGACTGGTACTCGAACACGCGGTCGCAGCGGATCGAGGTGATCGACAAGGCGACGGGCCGGGTGATCGACGTGCAGGAGCTGTCGAAGTTCAACGGCGGGGTCTACCTGACGTGGGAGGTGGCCGGCAGCGTGCAGTTCCGGGTGAGCCGGCTAGGCCTGGAGAATGCCGTGGTCAGCGGCGTCTTCATCGACCCCGCGTCCACCACCGCGCCGGCTCCAGGACCGGCTCCGGAAACGGCCCCGGGCGTGGTGCAGGACGCGACGACGAGGGGGGACTGGACCGGGATGTACGGAGGCGGCGGGAGTTTCGTGGTGAACAACCCGTCGGCCCTGCCGCCGTCGACTTCGGTCGCCTTCGGGGGGGGCTCGTCGACCATCTGGACGTCGAACACGACCGACGTGCGGGCGTT includes:
- a CDS encoding NPCBM/NEW2 domain-containing protein encodes the protein MTKPRRRSGYRPGFDQMERRALLSGTGVNLPVNADYIPEAFWTDIQKSMGGWGLADRSKYWQIDKTIPTTEEGYALAPASASAKLDYYPDGAYQVSFAGTATLEFWGVGELAAPMVKGSDGITRGTVIVQAGSDPNAARTLGMTVLAADANDPWHDLHIWAPGAPTDGSRLYTSEFLASLQPFDYIRFLDWTGTNDSVVSKWSDRSRPDDFFKTGSQRSVSYEEAIQLANLSGKDMWLTIPALADDEFVTNLATLLRTELDPGLKVYVEYSNETWNTIFKAYPQVLAKAKADPRVLAGGNTSMIAQETALQTVRLGQIFRGVFGSDSSRVMPVFASWAAYPSHLTAGLQAIQRVYGDPRQYITSTAIAPYMPVDATLDRYSTNPSDLLTSMEQKLANVATTIQGNVQAAAAFGLPLDTYEGGQHYSFNYNYNAKRAALNDPRMYDLYRNYYQTFAALGGRQMTFYTLTSEFWGLKPQVDSPGSQRWDAVMSLLLQPGDADLDGNVDFADFQIVQANFNRTELWWQQGDFNHDRKVDAADLALLLKNLDAGSLTAAQAVEIAVALRPATTTATGPVEFSVSGQKALADATIASATVDGGSYVKNGVFNGGYGTGVMKLGGVSHAKGLGVSSSSTIVLPIDRLYTSFAAIIGVDDRVGANAGQATFQVVGDGRVLYTSPVMRAGVALPIEVDVAGVSSLSLIVSTPAGQNVKIPADWAQARLVAAQSAPRLTWTVTKDGATISTTSAESFIFVPAGNGEYTVSVRAVDASGAAAVRSAAIKVAEPTSQAQATFFESDPQTSGSWKGVYGFSGSVVADAYGSYPSYANVTLSGATVVSWSRATPDTRALQKLRYDSSNLRTATTWYGRQFTINVDLTDGETHLVSLYAVDWSGASRVQRIDVLDAATGEVLDSREISSFSDGRYLRWSVSGHVQFRVTKVAGYDAVIGGVFFDEVSPAYAGSDSDSKGAWKGEYGSEGYLMPDSSVGLPSFAQVSVPAGLLRSFGTSTTDPRFLQTAAGTTRQGSVWKNWTDFNIDVNLTDGKTHQVTLYALDWDDVGRIQRIDVVDVATGKVIDSRRISSFTDGVYLKWNVSGRVQFRIIKLAGPSTAISGVFIDPAPTTAPDPTPTPDPDPAPKPNPDPAPAPGVVRDATTKGDWTGAYGSGGSFVVNNPSTLPPSTSVAFRGGSSTIWTSSTTDVRALTTADGTKRQASTWAGSEFTIDVTLGDGQPRRVSLYMVDWYSNTRSQRIEVIDKATGRVIDVQELSKFNGGVYLTWEVAGSVQFRVSRLGLENAVVSGVFIDPASTTAPAPGPAPETAPGVVQDATTRGDWTGMYGGGGSFVVNNPSALPPSTSVAFGGGSSTIWTSNTTDVRALTTADGTKRQASTWAGSEFTIDVTLGDGQPRRVSLYMVDWYSNTRSQRIEVIDKATGRVIDVQELSKFNGGVYLTWEVAGSVQFRVSRLGLENAVVSGVFID